Genomic window (Sediminispirochaeta smaragdinae DSM 11293):
AAATCTGCAAAATAGGTTTCTGAGCAACTGTTATACAATAGGTATAAAGACATAGATGATCGAAAAATGAGATTTGCTGTAGATTGGATAAGAATGAGTATAGAAAAAATATGCTAAACACATTGCTACACATTTTTGAATAAGATTTGAGATCATAAATTATGGAATGCTAAGACCATCTGATTTTCATAGCTTGACTGAATTCATAAGAATATACTATGGATCACCATCTTATTATGTTAAGTATTAATGATTTTAATTTGAGAAAATCGAATTTGAAATTGAGATACTCATGAAAAGGATACCAATTGAAATCTGTTAATAAAGAAGCTAACATAAATAGACAAAAATTGTACAACATAACAAGCAATTGGAGCAGACGTGTCTACTGTCATGGTTTGTGCTTTGGATTGGGTAAAGAAGAGCTTGGGTTAAAAGTGGAAGCACTAATCTATGAAAGATATGGTATAATGCATGAAGGAAAGAGCACAAACACATGCCAGTGAACGCCACGCAGCTCAATTGAATGTTATGCAGACAAAAAAACTGGAGTAATAAATGTCACGACATAGAGTATTTATAAGTTATCATCACCTGAACGATCAACAATATAAAAATCAGCTCGAAGGCATATTCAGATCATCATATGAAGTCGCATTGTCAAATAGTGTACAAATTGGAGATTTGAATCCAAATTTACCTTCAGACCGATTACGTCAATTGATAAGAGATAAGTATATAAGGGATGCTACTGTTACAATAGTATTAATTGGAACTGAAACTTGGAAAAGAAGGCATGTGGATTGGGAAATTGGTTCATCAATTCGTAAAACTGAATATAATTCTCGCTGTGGATTAATTGGTCTTCTTCTCCCTACCCGCAGCGACTATTACAGAGATTCTTTTTATCCATATACTATTCCTCCTA
Coding sequences:
- a CDS encoding TIR domain-containing protein, whose product is MSRHRVFISYHHLNDQQYKNQLEGIFRSSYEVALSNSVQIGDLNPNLPSDRLRQLIRDKYIRDATVTIVLIGTETWKRRHVDWEIGSSIRKTEYNSRCGLIGLLLPTRSDYYRDSFYPYTIPPRLYLNAKNGYAKIYNWTTNFMNLKYWIDEAFDRRNVIIPDNSFPNFVNNRSGDRWYE